CGGGCACGATGAGAACATCATCAAATGTTAAACCGCGGTCACGATTGAGAAGCTCCCGACAATGAAATCGAATGGCCATTTGTCTCCTTAGATGCATGCGTTAATTTTTCATAAACGCAGTACATAACAATAAAACTATATGTCTCCAAAACTAGGCACATGAAAAGTGCTGCACTAAATAAAAATGCTGTTTCCAAACGCGTGACTGAATGAAGACAAAGTCGAGGAACAATACTTAAAAGCATGGTCAAAATCAAGATTCCCATGACTTTCATGAGGTTTCCTTGAACTAAGGCGCGTGACTGCTTAAGAGCGTCGATTTGACCTGTTTTGTACTTAGAATCAAATTGCACCACAAAAGGCACAAAATAGAGTCTAACGGCTTCGATTATTCCTGGAACTATAAAGAGAAGGATTTTTAAGAGTATAGGAAGTAGTGCTCTAGTTGTTTCTATGATGATGTATTTAAGGTTCGCAGAGAGGGCCTTAAATATATTTGAATCAATGCGGTTTTTAACATCAAAAGTAACTTGATTAATGATGATCATCGAAAATGCTGAAACAACGAGTTGAATTGATATCGCAAGCCCTGCAGCTGAAATAATAAAACGCTCGTCAAGTTGGCGTATAAAGTTGGTCATAAAATTTGAGCAAATATCAATAAATAGTGTGAATAAAACCCAAGGCCAAACGCGCTTAAAGACAAGGGGCCATAAAAGCAACGCTTGATTCCATATGCCCGATAATTTCATAGAACCACCTTAGCTTTAAGTTTTTCAGCCAAACTTAACCAATGAGAAAAATCATGATCTGTTGAATTAATAAAGTCTGTCAAAAAATTCTGAATTCCTAAAATCTTAATTTGTGGTGACCAATGAGCAGAAGATAACTTCAATAGAGCTGATTGACTCAATTTAAGTGCCGAAGTTAGATTATTTTTTTTAAGATGCACGAGCACCCCACAAACTTGAATATGAGCTTGAACATCATCTTTTTGAGGTTGAGGGAGCTCGATCCATTTGTGCTCCCAATGTTTATGAGCATCCCAATAACCAAAACGGTTAAAATCAATTACACCAGCTTGCCAAGCGCTAATGATGTCATCTGAAACTTTAAAAGTGCTCACAAACTAACTATCGAATTCTTGAGCTCCTTTGTCAACTCAGAGCAGCACACTTAAGATTGTTATCATGTGATAACGGTAATTAAGCCAATGTAAGTTTTGTAAGTTCCTATTTTTCGGCGATTGATTAAAACTAGTTCACATCTTCAAATTTTAACAACACTAGGAGGCCTAAGTTGAGATACAACTTTTTCATTTATCTTTTTCTAGTAGTATTAGCTTTTGGATATTCAGCAAATGCTAACGAATCAGCAGAAACTGAATCTGCATCCCTTAAAATCACAGCCCAATGCATCGACACTATTGGTTCAAGTTTTATCGATGCTCGACAACATGTTTGTATGTCTACCAATACTCAAAGAGTACGCTACGGAAGTCGCCCGTTAATACTCGATTCCACACTGAGCCGGGCTGCCCAAATTTTTGCTCGTGATATGGCTACAAGAAAATACTTTAGCCACAATAGTCCTGAAGGTCGCGATTTAAAATGGCGCTTAAAGACAGGGCAAATTGTTTATATGAGCGCCGGTGAGAATATAGCCATGGGATATAAAACTTCAGATGAAGTAATTCGCGGTTGGATGAATTCACCCGGGCATCGCAAAAATATGCTAGCTCCGAAATTTGGACGCATCGGTGTGGGTTATTCAAATAATTATTGGGTTCAAATTTTTGCAAACTAAGCGCCTTAACAAAACCCTAATATTCGGGAGTAGCGCCTTAAATTTTTGGAAGTGTAAAATAAAATATCGAACCACGGCTTGGTTCAGATGTCGCCCATACCTGGCCACCGTGTCGTTCGATAATTTTTTTAACTGTCGCAAGACCAATGCCTGTACCTTTATATATTTCTTTACTGTGTAGGCGCTTAAAAACTATGAAAATACGATCGGCATGCATAGGGTCAAAGCCAATCCCATTATCTTTTACCGCAAATTCCCATTTATTTTCTTTCTCAGTTACTTTAATATCAATTTTTAGAGGTTCACTTCCTCGAAACTTGATCGCATTACTTATTAAATTTTGAAAAACCTGCGAAAGTTGAGGCACATTTCCCTTAACCTTTGGAAATTTATCAGCAGTAATTTGCACTTTAGATTCATCAATTAATAATGCCAAATTTTTCACCGCTCGATCAAATGTCTCATGAACATCGATTATTAAAAATTCATGCTCAGGTGATGCAAGGCGAGAAAAAGCCAATAAATCATGTATGAGCTCATGCATTCGAGTGGCACCTTCAACAATGTATTGAATGAACTCTTTACCGTCATTATCTAATTTATCTTTGTAGCGGTTCTCAAGTAATAGCGCGTAACTTCCCACCATACGTAGTGGTTCTTGTAGATCATGAGATGAAATATAAGCAAACTGCTCAAGTTCTTTATTGGTGCGTTCTAACAATTCTCGAGCCTTACGTTCTTCTTCTGTTTTTCTTCTCTGAGAAATATCCCGAACTACACTAATAGTACCAATAACATTGTCTCCCTCCATAAGGGCTTGTGCTGATGATTCTATTGGAATGTATTCTCCAGATTTTGATTTAGAGCGTGTTTCAAAGGTTACTGCTTTTTTATTTAATACAGTCTCTTGAAACAACGCCATCACTCGGGGAAGATCGTCTGGATGTATAAGCTGAGGAAAATCTTTTCCGATAAATTCATCGGGTCTCCAACCAGTAAGTGTTTCAAATCCTGGAGACATGCTCGTGATGATACCTTTACCATCTGTTGTGCAGATAGTGTCATGAACCGCATTGATTAAATGCCTAAGACGTACCTCTGAATTGCGAATTGTATCTTCGGCAGCCTTTCGCTCAGTAATATCGCGAATTATTGCCGAATAAAATCTTTTATCACCTTGAAGCCAATCAGAGAGAGATAGTTCTATAGGAAATTCAATGGCGCCTTTTCTTAAGCCCATTAATTCAACTGTTTTAAAAATTCGTTTTTCACCAGTTGAATTCATGCGATCCATGCCCATCTGATGCATTTTGCGAAATCTTTCAGGCATAATGAATTTTAAATTTTGACCAATAGTTTCACTTTCTAAATAACCAAAAAGAACTTCTGCACCATGATTCCATGAAATAACTTCTCCATTTGTATCACAAGAAATAATGGCATCATTTGCAGATTGACTGACAGATCGAAACTTTTTCTCTGATTGTTTTAATGCATCGTCACTGATTTGGCGCTCAACAACACGACCAAGCATTGTACCGACCTGACTCATGAGATCAATAAAATCTGGAGTTAAATTTTTATTTTCTTTTGAATATAACTCAATAATTCCCCCAATTTTATCGCCCATCATAATCGGGAATCCAAAACCTGAGACAATACCAAGTTTTTTGGCAATTTCTTTTCTGACAAATTTGGGATACACACGCACATCAGGTACCCATACAGGCTTTTTCTTAGTCATGACTAACCCGGGTAAACCATTGTCGTCATCTAAAGCTAGATTTTCAGAAACTTGTTTAAATTCAGCAAATTCTGAAGGTGAAGCAAGATACCATGCTTGTGCTGAAATCAAAGTCTGGGCTGCAACTGTTGATCTGAGATATACGTGGCCAATGGGCCACCCAACAAATTGGCAAACAAGGGCTAAGGTCTGCTCAATAGCTGATGAGAAATTTTCTCTATTAACGGTGATTGCGACATCACGAAGGAGTTCTAGGTAGGCTGTACTTGCATTAACATCTTTATGCAAAACCGAAGTTGATGAAGGTATATTTTGATATGCAGGAGATTTTTGCTTTAGAGTCATCCAGATAATACGCAAAATAAGTAAGCCTACGAGGGTACTCAAGAGGATAATGATGGTCGTTGAATCTGTTGTTAAAAAGCTCATATTTTTGGACCCTAATAATTTTTAATTCAAACTCTAACCATTTTTATTTGAATTATCTGATGTTATAGGGGTAAATCCTGGTTACTACAAGTGCTCGTGTGGCGGAATTGGTAGACGCACAGGACTTAAAATCCTGGGCCTCGTAAGGGGCGTGCCAGTTCGATTCTGGCCATGAGCACCAATTTAACGGTTCTTCCCCACAAAACGGGGCAACA
This genomic stretch from Oligoflexia bacterium harbors:
- a CDS encoding DUF309 domain-containing protein codes for the protein MSTFKVSDDIISAWQAGVIDFNRFGYWDAHKHWEHKWIELPQPQKDDVQAHIQVCGVLVHLKKNNLTSALKLSQSALLKLSSAHWSPQIKILGIQNFLTDFINSTDHDFSHWLSLAEKLKAKVVL
- a CDS encoding PAS domain S-box protein encodes the protein MSFLTTDSTTIIILLSTLVGLLILRIIWMTLKQKSPAYQNIPSSTSVLHKDVNASTAYLELLRDVAITVNRENFSSAIEQTLALVCQFVGWPIGHVYLRSTVAAQTLISAQAWYLASPSEFAEFKQVSENLALDDDNGLPGLVMTKKKPVWVPDVRVYPKFVRKEIAKKLGIVSGFGFPIMMGDKIGGIIELYSKENKNLTPDFIDLMSQVGTMLGRVVERQISDDALKQSEKKFRSVSQSANDAIISCDTNGEVISWNHGAEVLFGYLESETIGQNLKFIMPERFRKMHQMGMDRMNSTGEKRIFKTVELMGLRKGAIEFPIELSLSDWLQGDKRFYSAIIRDITERKAAEDTIRNSEVRLRHLINAVHDTICTTDGKGIITSMSPGFETLTGWRPDEFIGKDFPQLIHPDDLPRVMALFQETVLNKKAVTFETRSKSKSGEYIPIESSAQALMEGDNVIGTISVVRDISQRRKTEEERKARELLERTNKELEQFAYISSHDLQEPLRMVGSYALLLENRYKDKLDNDGKEFIQYIVEGATRMHELIHDLLAFSRLASPEHEFLIIDVHETFDRAVKNLALLIDESKVQITADKFPKVKGNVPQLSQVFQNLISNAIKFRGSEPLKIDIKVTEKENKWEFAVKDNGIGFDPMHADRIFIVFKRLHSKEIYKGTGIGLATVKKIIERHGGQVWATSEPSRGSIFYFTLPKI
- a CDS encoding CAP domain-containing protein, which translates into the protein MRYNFFIYLFLVVLAFGYSANANESAETESASLKITAQCIDTIGSSFIDARQHVCMSTNTQRVRYGSRPLILDSTLSRAAQIFARDMATRKYFSHNSPEGRDLKWRLKTGQIVYMSAGENIAMGYKTSDEVIRGWMNSPGHRKNMLAPKFGRIGVGYSNNYWVQIFAN